TTTTAAATTCAATAATTTCATTTTCAAATATATTTATACAAATGTATACGTTATAAACTTAAATTAAGTTGTTTTTATTATTTAGAATCTCTCTAAATTACCAATTAACAGTTCTCTAACATTTCGCAAATCGACTTTAAGTATTACTTTTGCCAGAGATTTTTTTAACTGTATTTTTTTCAATTATTAAATGAAAAAATCATACCAAAGTTTAGAAGTTAATTTGACCAACAATATGAGAAAGGTGATTCACCGTAGATTAAGCGTAAACATTTTTCGTGTTAGCTTAATTTTATTATTAGCGTTTACAACCTCGCTTTCTGCTCAAGGAGATCCAGCAAAAGGGAAATCATTATTTAATGCCAATTGTGCAGCATGTCATCAACTTGATAAGAAAATGACAGGGCCTGCTTTACGTAATGTAGAAGCGCGTTTAGCTGATGAGCAAGGTTTAGATAAAGAATGGATTTATGCGTGGGTAAAAAATAGTTCAGGTCTTATCAAGTCTGGAGACGCTTACGCAAACAAAGTGTATAACGAGTTTGGAGGTGCTGCAATGACAGCGTTTCCACAATTATCAAATGAAGATATTGATAATATTCTTGCGTATACTGCCGAGGTGAAACCCGAAGCGCCTGCTAATACTACAGGAGCTGCTGTACCTGCCGAAACTACTTCTTCAACAGGAGGTATTTCAAACGAAATTATATTAGGTGCTTTAGCAATCCTATTCATATTATTAGCTGCTGGGCTCTATTTAGTAAACAAAACATTGCGTCGTTTTGCTTCGGCTCAGAATATTGAATTGCCAGAAGAAACAAAAGGGACACCACTTTGGAAAGCATTTGTTCAAAACCAATTTTTAATGTTGGTTGTAGCTATATTCTTTTTATTGTCTAGTGCTTATTTTGTGTACGGGTATTTCATGCAAATAGGTGTAGACCAAGGCTATCAACCCGTACAGCCTATTCACTTTTCGCATAAAATTCATGCGGGAGATAATGGTATCGATTGTAAATACTGTCACTCTTCTGCAAGAACAAGTAAAACTTCAGGCATTCCATCTTTAAATGTTTGTATGAACTGTCATAAATCAATTTATGAGTACAATGGGGAAACAACTCCAGAGCATTCTAAGGAATTCTATGATGGTGAGATTAAAAAGCTATACAAAGCAGCAGGTTGGGATGATGCTGAACAAAAATATACTGGGAATTCACAACCTGTGAAATGGGTTCGTATTCATAACTTACCGGATTTTGTTTACTTTAACCACTCGCAACACGTTACGGTTGCTGGTTTAGAGTGTCAAACCTGTCACGGTCCTATCCAAGAAATGGAAGTTGTTAGTCAATTTGCTCCGTTAACTATGGGATGGTGTATAGAATGTCACAGAACTACCAATGTTAATATGAAAGACAATGCTTATTATGAAAAAATTCATAAGGAATTGGCTAAGAAATATGGAGTCAAAGAAGTTACTGCGGCTCAAATGGGTGGTTTAGAATGTGGTAAATGCCACTATTAATAAATTAATAAGAAGTTAATTCAATTATATAATATGTCATCAAACAAGAAATACTGGAAAAGTGTTGAAGAACTAAACGAGAATAGTTCTATTGTTGAGACGCTAAAACAAAACGAGTTTGTAGAACAAATTCCAACTGATGAATTTTTAGGTGATAAAGATACATTGGAAGCAACCTCTACAACACGTCGCGATTTCTTAAAATATGTAGGTTTTAGTACAGCTGCAGCATCTTTAGCGGCTTGCGAAGGCCCTGTTGTTAAATCTATTCCTTACGTAGTTCAACCAGAAGAAATTATTCCTGGTGTAGCTAACTATTACGCAACAACCATTGCAGATGGATTTGATTTTGCTAGTGTTTTAGTAAAAACGCGTGAAGGTCGTCCCATTAAAATTGAAAACAACGCTTTGGCAGTTACCAATGGTAGTGCAAATGCTAGAGTAAATGCTTCGGTTTTAGGCTTGTACGATAGTTTAAGAGTTCAAGGTCCTAAAAAAGGAGATACTTCTATTTCTTGGAGTACGTTTGATAAAGAAACCAATCAAAAATTAACCGATTTAAAAGCAGCTGGTAAAGAAATTGTGTTATTAACACAAACTTTTGCGAGCCCTTCTACAAGTAAGTTAATTTCAGAATTTAAGGAAAAATACGGTAACGTTCGTCATGTAGTGTACGATGCTGTGTCAGAATCGGCTGCATTAGATGCTTACCAAGCAAAATATGGAGAGCGCGGTTTAGCTAATTACGATTTCTCTAAAGTGATGACCGTTGTTTCTGTTGGTGCCGATTTCTTAGGCGATTGGCAAGGTGGCGGTTTTGATGCGGGATATTCAAAAAACAGAATTCCTCAAAACGGTAAGATGTCGCGTCATATTCAGTTTGAGTCTAATATGTCTTTAACTGGAGCGAATGCCGACAAACGTGTGCCATTAACACCAAGTGAACAAAAAATAGCTTTAGCTAAATTATATAGTTATGTCGTTGGTGGTTCAGTTTCAGGAAGTTTACCAGCACATATAGAAGATGCCGTTAAAAAAGCAGCATCTCAATTAAAGAAAGCAGGTAGCGAAGGCGTTGTAGTTACAGGAATTCAAGATGTCAATGCACAAACTGTTGCTTTAGAAATAAATGCATTTTTGGCGAGTAAAGCATTCGACCCAAAAACACCTATAAAAACAAGACAAGGTAGTGACCAAGCCGTTTTAGGTTTAGTTGCCGATATGAAGGCAGGCAAGGTTGGCGCCATCATCATGAGTGGTGTTAATCCAATCTACACATTACCAAATGCTTCAGATTTTGCTGAAGGATTAAAGAAAACAGAGTTATCAATTGCGTTTTCTCTTAAAGTTGATGAAACGTCTTCAGAAACACATTACTTAGCAGCAGCTCCTCACTATTTAGAATCTTGGGGTGATGTTGAGTTGAAGAAAGGACATTATGCCTTAACGCAACCAGCTATTCGTCCGTTATTCAATACCAGACAATTTCAAGAGGCTTTATTAAAATGGACAGGAAACGATGTTTCTTACCACGATTATATTAAAGAAGCTTGGGGAACAACCATATTAGGAGGTAGCTCATTCAATCAAGCACTGCACGATGGTGTTTATGTTGGAACCATCGCTACTGAAACTGAAAATACTTCGGACGCTGAAACTTCAGCAGAAACACCTTCAGGAAATGCTGCTAGTGCATTAGCTGCTTCAGCAAAAAAATCAGGTTTAGAATTAACATTATATACCAAAGTAGGTATGGGCGATGGGCAACAAGCCAATAACCCATGGTTGCAAGAGTTTCCAGATCCTATTACCAGAACGTCTTGGGATAACTATTTAACCATTTCAAAAGCCGATGCTGATGCATTAGGTTTAATGAACAAGCATGTTGCAAACGGTGCTTTAAATGGTAGTTATGCTAAAGTAACTGTAAACGGAACAACCATAACTGCTCCAGTTATGATTCAACCAGGACAAGCTAAAGGTTCTGTTGGATTAGCACTTGGTTACGGAAAAACAAAAGGTTTAAAAGAAGAAATGCAAACAGGTGTTAATGCCTATGCATTATATAAAAACTTTAATACGGTACAAAACGTTACTATTGAAGCTACAGCAGGTGAGCATGAATTTGCATCAGTGCAGTTACACAATACCTTAATGGGTCGTGGCGATATTATTAAAGAAACGTCTTTGGAAATCTTCAATACCAAAGATAAAAAACACTGGAATGCGGTTCCTGTAGTCTCTTTAAATCATAAAGAAACTCCTGTTACGTCACCAGATGTAGATTTATGGGATGAATTCGATCGTTCTGTTGGGCATCATTTCAACTTATCAATCGATTTAAATGCGTGTACAGGATGTGGCGCATGCGTTATTGCGTGTCACGCTGAAAATAACGTGCCAGTAGTTGGAAAAACAGAAGTACGTCGTAGTCGTGATATGCACTGGTTACGTATTGATAGATATTATTCATCTGAAGAATCATTTGCAGGTGATAATGAGAAAAAAGAACATATTTCTGGCTTAGGAAGTTCGTTAAGTGAATTTGGTGAAATGGAGCATGCTTCTGTAAATCCACAAGTTGCTTTCCAACCAGTAATGTGTCAACATTGCAACCATGCACCTTGTGAAACGGTTTGTCCTGTGGCAGCAACTTCACATGGTCGTCAAGGTCAAAACCATATGGCTTACAACCGTTGTGTGGGTACTAGATACTGTGCAAATAACTGTCCTTATAAAGTACGTCGTTTCAACTGGTTCTTATACAATGGCAATGATGAGTTTGATTATCATATGAACGATGATTTAGGTCGTATGGTATTAAATCCAGATGTCGTTGTACGTTCTCGTGGTGTTATGGAAAAATGTTCTATGTGTATTCAAAAAACACAAAAAACCATTTTGGATGCAAAACGTGATGGACGTGAAATTAAAGATGGTGAATTCCAAACAGCATGTTCTGCAGCTTGTAGCAGTGGCGCCATGGTTTTTGGAGACATTAACGATAAAGAAAGTCAAGTTGCAAAACTTAAAGAAGATAACCGTATGTACCACTTGTTAGAGCACGTAGGCGTAAAACCAAACGTGATGTATCAAACAAAAGTGAGAAATACAACTGAAGCATAACCTAATTAAAGAATCAATTATATAATTATGGCGTCTCATTACGAAGCACCTATTAGAAGACCCTTAGTTACAGGCGAGAAATCATACCACGATGTTACTGTGGATGTGGCTAAACCAGTAGAAGGAAAAGCAAATAAACAATGGTGGATAGTTTTCTCTATAGCACTTGTAGCCTTTCTTTGGGGAATTGGATGTATTTTATATACCATATCAACAGGTATTGGAACTTGGGGTTTAAATAAAACTGTAGGTTGGGCTTGGGATATTACTAACTTCGTTTGGTGGGTTGGTATTGGTCACGCAGGAACACTTATCTCTGCGGTACTTTTATTATTCCGTCAAAAATGGAGAATGGCCATTAACCGTTCTGCGGAGGCGATGACCATCTTCTCGGTAGTTCAAGCAGGTTTATTCCCAATCATTCACATGGGGCGTCCTTGGTTAGGATACTGGGTGTTACCAATACCAAACCAATTTGGTTCGTTATGGGTAAACTTTAACTCACCACTACTTTGGGACGTGTTCGCGATTTCAACATATTTATCGGTATCATTAGTATTCTGGTGGACAGGTTTATTACCAGATTTCGCTATGCTACGTGATAGAGCTATAAAACCTTTTCAAAAGAAAATATATTCCTTGTTAAGTTTTGGTTGGTCTGGTCGTGCTAAAGATTGGCAACGCTTTGAAGAAGTATCTTTGGTACTTGCAGGTTTAGCAACGCCACTTGTACTTTCTGTACATACTATCGTATCGTTTGACTTCGCGACTTCGGTGATTCCAGGTTGGCATACAACCATATTCCCGCCGTACTTCGTTGCTGGAGCGGTATTCTCAGGATTTGCGATGGTAAACACACTTCTTATTATTATGAGAAAAGTGTGTAACCTTGAAGATTATATCACAGTACAACATATCGAATTAATGAACATCGTAATCATGATTACGGGTTCTATAGTAGGTGTGGCATATATTACTGAGTTATTTATTGCATGGTATTCTGGTGTTGAATACGAACAATATGCATTCTTAAACAGAGCAACTGGTCCTTACTGGTGGGCATATTGGGCGATGATGACCTGTAATGTATTCTCCCCACAATTTATGTGGTTTAAAAAATTAAGAACAAGTATC
This genomic window from Mariniflexile sp. TRM1-10 contains:
- a CDS encoding cytochrome c3 family protein; this encodes MRKVIHRRLSVNIFRVSLILLLAFTTSLSAQGDPAKGKSLFNANCAACHQLDKKMTGPALRNVEARLADEQGLDKEWIYAWVKNSSGLIKSGDAYANKVYNEFGGAAMTAFPQLSNEDIDNILAYTAEVKPEAPANTTGAAVPAETTSSTGGISNEIILGALAILFILLAAGLYLVNKTLRRFASAQNIELPEETKGTPLWKAFVQNQFLMLVVAIFFLLSSAYFVYGYFMQIGVDQGYQPVQPIHFSHKIHAGDNGIDCKYCHSSARTSKTSGIPSLNVCMNCHKSIYEYNGETTPEHSKEFYDGEIKKLYKAAGWDDAEQKYTGNSQPVKWVRIHNLPDFVYFNHSQHVTVAGLECQTCHGPIQEMEVVSQFAPLTMGWCIECHRTTNVNMKDNAYYEKIHKELAKKYGVKEVTAAQMGGLECGKCHY
- a CDS encoding TAT-variant-translocated molybdopterin oxidoreductase; its protein translation is MSSNKKYWKSVEELNENSSIVETLKQNEFVEQIPTDEFLGDKDTLEATSTTRRDFLKYVGFSTAAASLAACEGPVVKSIPYVVQPEEIIPGVANYYATTIADGFDFASVLVKTREGRPIKIENNALAVTNGSANARVNASVLGLYDSLRVQGPKKGDTSISWSTFDKETNQKLTDLKAAGKEIVLLTQTFASPSTSKLISEFKEKYGNVRHVVYDAVSESAALDAYQAKYGERGLANYDFSKVMTVVSVGADFLGDWQGGGFDAGYSKNRIPQNGKMSRHIQFESNMSLTGANADKRVPLTPSEQKIALAKLYSYVVGGSVSGSLPAHIEDAVKKAASQLKKAGSEGVVVTGIQDVNAQTVALEINAFLASKAFDPKTPIKTRQGSDQAVLGLVADMKAGKVGAIIMSGVNPIYTLPNASDFAEGLKKTELSIAFSLKVDETSSETHYLAAAPHYLESWGDVELKKGHYALTQPAIRPLFNTRQFQEALLKWTGNDVSYHDYIKEAWGTTILGGSSFNQALHDGVYVGTIATETENTSDAETSAETPSGNAASALAASAKKSGLELTLYTKVGMGDGQQANNPWLQEFPDPITRTSWDNYLTISKADADALGLMNKHVANGALNGSYAKVTVNGTTITAPVMIQPGQAKGSVGLALGYGKTKGLKEEMQTGVNAYALYKNFNTVQNVTIEATAGEHEFASVQLHNTLMGRGDIIKETSLEIFNTKDKKHWNAVPVVSLNHKETPVTSPDVDLWDEFDRSVGHHFNLSIDLNACTGCGACVIACHAENNVPVVGKTEVRRSRDMHWLRIDRYYSSEESFAGDNEKKEHISGLGSSLSEFGEMEHASVNPQVAFQPVMCQHCNHAPCETVCPVAATSHGRQGQNHMAYNRCVGTRYCANNCPYKVRRFNWFLYNGNDEFDYHMNDDLGRMVLNPDVVVRSRGVMEKCSMCIQKTQKTILDAKRDGREIKDGEFQTACSAACSSGAMVFGDINDKESQVAKLKEDNRMYHLLEHVGVKPNVMYQTKVRNTTEA